The bacterium genome has a segment encoding these proteins:
- a CDS encoding cytochrome c biogenesis protein CcdA: MPLNLPIAFAAGLLGFFSPCILPLIPGYLSFVCGLSLTELEAGDPRYRGKVLGATAIFVLGFAVIFTALGASASLAGSFVLSNRDLLSRVGGAVVILFGLAVLGVVSVPGLARERRVLITRRPTGWLGVLLVGMAFGFAWTPCVGPILGAILTLAATTERAGGGAVLLFVYSLGLGLPFLCAAAFLAAATRVFRAARRYAHALEVVSGVFLVVMGTALLFDWVYRFNSWILQVVPIRPLL; this comes from the coding sequence GTGCCGCTGAATCTCCCGATTGCCTTCGCGGCGGGATTGCTGGGGTTCTTCTCCCCGTGCATCCTGCCCTTGATTCCGGGGTATCTGTCTTTCGTCTGCGGGTTGTCCCTGACGGAGTTGGAGGCGGGCGATCCCCGGTACCGGGGCAAGGTGCTCGGCGCAACAGCGATTTTCGTGCTGGGGTTCGCGGTGATCTTCACCGCGCTCGGCGCGTCCGCGTCGCTCGCCGGAAGCTTTGTGCTCTCGAACCGGGACCTGCTCAGCCGCGTCGGCGGGGCCGTCGTGATCCTGTTCGGGCTTGCCGTGTTGGGTGTCGTGTCCGTGCCCGGCCTGGCGCGAGAGCGCCGCGTGCTCATCACGCGCCGCCCGACCGGCTGGCTCGGCGTTCTGCTCGTCGGGATGGCATTCGGGTTTGCGTGGACGCCGTGCGTGGGCCCGATTCTGGGCGCGATCCTTACGCTCGCCGCGACGACCGAGCGCGCGGGAGGCGGGGCGGTCTTGCTGTTCGTCTACTCCCTGGGGCTCGGCCTCCCGTTCCTCTGCGCGGCGGCGTTCCTCGCCGCCGCCACGCGCGTCTTTCGCGCGGCGCGCCGGTACGCGCACGCGCTCGAGGTGGTGAGCGGCGTGTTCCTCGTCGTGATGGGGACCGCGCTGTTATTCGACTGGGTGTACCGGTTCAACAGCTGGATCCTGCAGGTGGTGCCGATTCGTCCGCTACTCTAG
- a CDS encoding redoxin domain-containing protein: MRISLVAAAVAGALALAASAAVALTGAAPSFTGGGPWFNTDDRPLTLDALRGKVVGVEMWTAGCINCLDVLPHLRQWNTRYRDRGFVLVGVHTPEFEHERAVPYVRDAIARLGITYPVVMDNDYRIWNAYHNVYWPTLYLLDKQGRVRYTHIGEGAYEETEQMIGRLLAEPGAR, from the coding sequence ATGCGCATCTCGTTGGTCGCAGCCGCCGTTGCGGGCGCCCTGGCCCTTGCCGCGTCGGCGGCGGTGGCGTTGACCGGTGCCGCCCCCAGCTTCACCGGCGGAGGCCCATGGTTCAACACGGACGATCGCCCGCTGACCCTCGACGCCCTCCGCGGCAAGGTCGTCGGCGTGGAGATGTGGACGGCCGGGTGCATCAACTGCCTGGACGTGCTGCCGCACCTCCGTCAGTGGAACACCCGCTACCGCGACCGCGGGTTCGTGCTTGTCGGCGTTCACACGCCGGAGTTCGAACACGAGCGCGCGGTGCCGTACGTCCGTGATGCGATCGCGCGCCTGGGCATCACCTACCCGGTCGTGATGGACAACGACTACCGGATCTGGAACGCCTACCACAATGTCTACTGGCCGACCCTCTACCTGCTCGACAAGCAAGGACGCGTCCGGTACACGCACATCGGCGAAGGGGCGTACGAGGAAACGGAACAGATGATCGGCCGCCTGCTCGCGGAACCGGGCGCGCGCTAG